A region of Homo sapiens chromosome 17, GRCh38.p14 Primary Assembly DNA encodes the following proteins:
- the LOC101928044 gene encoding zinc finger CCHC domain-containing protein 9-like, whose product MRLALSFGSFTPHPPISFTTCRPPLSTQPFLQEDSQWEVRRFKRQGAKKNAMVCFHCRKPGRGIADCPAALENQDMGTRRCYKCGSTDHEITKCKAKVDPPLGECPFAECFVCGEMGHLSRSCPDNPKGLYADGSGCQLHGSVEHLKKDCPESENSDRMATVGLWAKGISADYEDIVDAPKPQKPKTKIPKGVNF is encoded by the coding sequence ATGAGACTGGCCTTGTCTTTCGGGTCCTTCACGCCCCACCCACCCATCTCCTTTACCACATGCAGACCTCCACTCTCCACACAACCCTTCCTCCAAGAGGACAGTCAATGGGAAGTAAGAAGATTTAAAAGACAAGGGGCAAAGAAAAATGCAATGGTGTGTTTCCATTGTAGAAAACCTGGTCGTGGAATTGCGGATTGCCCTGCCGCCCTTGAAAATCAAGATATGGGCACTAGAAGATGTTACAAGTGTGGGTCCACAGATCACGAAATAACCAAGTGTAAGGCTAAAGTAGACCCGCCTCTTGGCGAATGTCCTTTTGCAGAATGTTTTGTCTGTGGAGAAATGGGGCACCTGTCTAGATCTTGTCCTGATAATCCCAAAGGACTCTATGCTGATGGTAGTGGTTGCCAACTTCATGGCTCTGTGGAACATTTAAAGAAAGATTGCCCTGAAAGTGAGAATTCAGATCGAATGGCCACAGTTGGTCTGTGGGCAAAGGGAATAAGTGCAGACTATGAAGACATTGTGGATGCaccaaaaccacaaaaacccaaaacaaaaatacctAAAGGTGTTAATTTTTGA